The proteins below are encoded in one region of bacterium:
- a CDS encoding GxxExxY protein, translating to IGKHRLDILVESKVIVELKTVEELSKAHYAQVRSYLKATGVKMAILVNFAKEKADFRRVELE from the coding sequence AATTGGGAAACACAGATTGGATATTCTTGTAGAAAGCAAGGTAATAGTAGAACTAAAAACGGTGGAGGAATTAAGCAAAGCTCATTATGCTCAGGTTCGCTCATATTTAAAAGCTACAGGTGTAAAGATGGCTATTCTTGTAAACTTTGCTAAAGAAAAGGCAGATTTTAGAAGAGTGGAATTAGAATAA